The Haloplanus sp. CK5-1 genome segment CTCGCGCCGAACTCGACCGTCTCGGCCTCGCGGGTCGCCCGGACCAGTTCGATCGCCCGGTCGCGCACGTCGTCGGCGATGGGCATCTCGCGGACGAGCGATTGGATCTGCTGGATCTCCGACCGCGTCACCACCGTCTCCACCGGCGGGGTCGACTCCGACCCACCCCCGGTGTAGAGGTTCACGATGTCGCGTTCCTCCTCGGCGGAGGGGTAATCGAGGACGAGTTTCAGCAGGAAGCGATCGGTCTGGGCCTCCGGGAGCGGGTAGGTGCCCTCCTGGTCGATCGGGTTCTGGGTCGCCAACACGAAGAAGGGCCGCGGGAGGTCGTACGTCTCGCCGGCGGCAGTTACCTGCTTCTCCTGCATCGCTTCCAGTAGGGCGGCCTGGGTTTTCGGCGTCGCGCGGTTGATCTCGTCTGCGAGGACGACGTTCGCGAAGATGGGGCCCTTCTCGAAGACGAACTCCCTGTTGCCGCCGGACTCCTGGATGATCTCCGTCCCCGTGATGTCCGAGGGCATCAGGTCGGGCGTGTTCTGCACCCGCGAGAAGTCGAGGTCGGTCACGTCCGCGACGGTTCGAACCATCGTCGTCTTCCCCAGTCCGGGGTTGCTCTCCAGCAAGGCGTTGCCGTCCGCGATGATGCAGACCAGCAGGCGTTCGAGCACGTCGCGTTGCCCGACGATGCGCTTGCCGACCTCCTCGCGGACGTCGCCCAGTCGTTCCTGTAACGCGTCGACGTTGTCGTTCATGAGTCGTCGGTCTCCTCCCGGATCCGTAGGTTGTACTCGCGGATCAGTTCCGCGTCTTCGAGTCGCTCGCGCTCCGAGAACCCCGCACGCTGGCTCTCGACCGTCCCTGAGTCGTCGAACCCGCTGTCGTCGTAGGCGGCGGCCGACTCGGTGTCGACGTCGCCGCTCCCGGCACCCTCGGTATCGACCGACGCGTCGAGGTTCTCCTCGCCCTCGGGCACGTCCTCCGGTTCGCCGAGGATCGACGACCCGTCCTCCAGCCCGGTGTACTCCGTGTCGGTGCCGCCGTCCGGTTCGGCCTCGGGCGCTCCGCCGACGCCGCCCGCGAGCGACACGTCGACGACGGCGAGTTGGATCGTCGCGATGCTGACGGCCGCGACGACGACGACTGTCACCGCGACCCGCCGGAGGTCGAGCAGACCGATGCTGGAGGCCGCCCGCAGGTCGTCGAGGACACTCTCGTAGAGACGGAGCGCCATCCGGGAGCGGCCCTCGCGGTTCACGGTGTCGCGTGCCGTCCGGAGCGCCTCCCGTAACTCGGGGTTCGCGGCCTCGAACTGTTCGACGAGCGGCCGGCGCACCCGCCACGCGACTTCGGAGACGAAGACGACGAGGCCGACGGCGAGGCCGACGACGACGCCGCTCGCGACCGTCGGGTCGGCGGGCGCGACGCCCGCCGATCGGAGCGCCGACAGCACGGCGTCGGGGAGCGGCAGGCGCGCGGGGAGCTCGGGAACCCCCGTGACCGTCGCGACGAGGTTCACGAGCAGCGTCGCGAGCGTCGCGTCGACGACGGCGTAGATGACTGCCACCTTCCACCCCTCGCGGCGGATCTGGGCGAGGGCGCGGCGGATCTTGCGCTCTTCGGGTGGGGGATCGGCGGTCTCACCGTCGGATGGTGTCGTCTCGGACATCGTCAGTTACACTCCGGCGGCGGGTCTTCGAACTCGGCACACACCGACGCGAGGTCGCTCTCCGTCTCGTCGAGTCGGTCCCGGAGACGGTCGTTCTCCGCTTGCAGGTTCTCGTTCGACTGCTCTAGGCTACTGATATCGGACTCCAAGTCCGCCACCTGATCGTTCAGGTCGTCGACGTCGGCCTGCAGGTCGTCACGCTCGTCACGCAGGTCCGCGTTCTCGGATTCGAGGTTCCCCACCTCGGATCGGAGTTGGTCGTTCCGGGTTTCGAGTTCGTTCGTCCGCTGTTGTAACTCCTCGACCTGGTCGCGGGCCGACTGGAGGTCCTGCCGGGTCGACGCGAGTTCCTGCTCGGTCGACTCCAGTTGCCCCTCCGTCTCTTCGAGGTTCTCGGACACCTGCCCCACGTCGCTCCGGGTGGTCTGCAGGCTCTCGTTGAGCTCCTGCAGTCGCTGGCGGGTCTGCTGGAGGTCGCTCTCGGTCGATCGGAGGTCCTCCCGCAGGCGTTCGTTCTCCTGGCGGAGTTGGCTGTTCTCCGTGTCGAGGTCCTCGACCGACTCCTGGTAGTACAGCGTCGCGCCCGCGGTGCCGGCGACCGACAGGCAGATCAGGAGGGCGAGGGCGAGGTTGATCGATCGGCCGATGAGGCTCATGGGAGACCGCTCTCACTCCTCGTTCGGCCGTTGTACACTTGAAGCCGCCGGACGATCACTTCGGTCAGAAAGAGGAGGAGCGCGGCCGTCAACAGCGCCCAGTCCCAGGACCGTCGCACGTCGCGCACCCGGGTGGACCGTTGGCGGGCGAACTCCGCGATTTCGGCGGCGTCGCCGCGGTCGAACTGCTTGCCACCGGTCGCACGCACGGCGTCGGCGAGCGCCGTCGACGTGCCGAAGCCGGCGTACTCCGCCGGGTAGTTCGCGGCGTAGGTCGCGCCCGCAGCCGTCTCGAAGCCGACCGAATCGGGGGTCGTCCGTGCGCGGTAGACGCCCTCGTCGGTGGCACCGAACGAGAGGTCGGTCCCCTCGGGTGGCGCGGCGCCGCGGTAGACGACCGTCGTCGACTCCCCGACCCGCGTGTCGGCCACGTCGGTGACGCCCGTCGCCTTGCGCTCTGGGTCGCCGATGGCGTAGTTGACCGACTTGGTGACCAGCAGGGAGTCCGGCTGTCGGAGCAGGCCGTCGAGTCCCCCGCCCTCCTCGTAGGTCGTGATCGTGGCGACCCGGCCGAGGCCGTACCGCCACGAGGCGGCCGCGGGGGTACCGTCCGGTCCGGCGACGAGGAAGTTCGCGCCCGGACGCATCGACACGTCGTTGGCGCGGCCGGGGTTCGACTCCAGCGTGACGCCGCTGGTGACGAAGTGCGAGGAGTCGACGACGGTGAGCCCCTCGCCCTCGAACTGCCGGCTCCCGCCGCCGAACAGGAGGCGCAGGCGGTCGGTCTCGTCGGCCCGGAAGTAGTTGCCTCCGGACTCCTCGGCGATTCGTCGGAGAACACCCTCGTTGACGTTTCGCCCCGCGCCGACGGCGATCACGCGGATCCCCTGTCGACCCAGCGCGTTCGCCACCACCGCCGACCGACTCGCGGTGTCGCCGCCGTCGCTGACGAGGATGACCGTTCCCCGCTGCCCGCCGAGCATCTCCTCGGCCCCCCGGAGCCCGTTGGCGATGTTGGTCGCGCCGCCGGCCTGGAGACGACGGATTCGATCCTCGATGTCCCCCCGCCCCTCGCTCAGTTGCACGGGGTCGGCGACGCTGTAGGCTCGCTGGTTGAACCCGACGACGCCGACGGTGTTGTCGTCGTCGAGTTGCGAGAGGGCGTCGAGCGCGATAGCCTTCTGGATCCGCATCCCGTCGCCGGCGCTCCCCGAGACGTCGATCAGCATGACGATCCGTGCGCTCCCCGGGCTGGACTCGCCGAACGTGACCGGGAGCATCGAGGCGACCGAGGAGTTGGCGTAGTTTCCGTTCTCGAAGCTGTCGGGGCCGCCCGCCATCAACAGCCCTCCGCCGTCGATGACGAACCGCTGGAGTTCGTCGACGTTCCCCATGTCCCCGGCGGCGACGTTCTGGACGACGACCGCGTAGTAGGGATCGAGGTTCTCGGGCACCGACTCGGCGGTCTCGACGTCGTACAGTTGGCCCAGATACTCCCGGAGCGGGTACTCGCCGCGGGAGACGTACAGCACGCGGGGCTGATCGACGACTCGGACGGTCTTGCGCGCCACGTCGTTGACCTCGAACTCGTCGTCCCCGTCGATTTCGGCCGTGATCCGGTGGTCACCCGTCGACTCGAACGTGTGAGAGACGGGGACGCTCCCCGTCCCCTCGGCGATCCGCTCGCTCGCCACCTGCTGGCCGTCGACGGAGACGGTCACTTCGACCGGGTCAGTTGCCTGCACGCCCGAGACCTGCACCAGGAACTGGCTCTCGACGCCGACGCTCGCCTTGCTCGGACCCGAGAGGGTGACGTACCGTTCGGTTCGCGTCGGCTCGGCGGAGACGGCGCTGATCGTGGCGTTGACCGACCGGGCGAACTCCGCCGTCTCGGCGAGGCTCCGCCCGCCCGTGACACGACCGTCGGAGACCACGACGACCGAGCCATTCTCGCGGACGTTCGCGGCGACGCCGTCGCCGATCCGGGAGTCGGTCCCCTGCCCGATCGTCGAGACGGTCACCGGAACCCCCTCCGCCTCGACGTCTTCGGCCAACTCCTCGGCGACCGCCGGCGAGACGGCCGTGCTGTCCGAGCGATCGACCAGCATCGACACGCTCGGATCGCCCTGCGTCTCGGTCGTGACGACGGTGAAGGGGCCGGCAGCCGAGACGACGATCAGCGTCGCGACGACCACCCTGGCGGCGAGCAGGAGCCGTCTGCTCCGCCGCGAAGCCGTCCCCGAGGCACGGTAGCGGACCAAGAGAACGAGCGCGGCGACGGCGACCGGCAACGCGAGCAGCGCCGCCGGGCGTTCGAGGCCGACGACCGTCCCCTCGACGGTCGTCCGGACCGACAGGAGCGCCCACATCACAGATCACCCCGGCGACGGAGATACGCCACCTCGCCGACGACGGCGAGCAACGCGGCCAGCGCGACGAGGGGAGTCAGCGGACGGGGTACCTGTCGCTCCTCCTCCCGCGCCCGGACGCCGGTCACCCCTTCGCGCTCGTCGAGCGACGCCGCGGCCACCTCCGACTCGGTCGCGCTGTACAGCGAGACGCCGAGTCGTCGGTCGTCGCCGACGGCGTAGAACCCGGCCCGATCGAGCGGGACCGCCCGAGCCGAGACGGTGCCGTCGGGTGTCCCCACCTCGGTGGCGTCGTCGAACCGGAGGGTCGATCCAGTCTCGCGGTTCAGGGCGTCGAGTGACTCCCGGCCGGCCAGGTAGAAGGTCGCCCGCTTCCAGAAGACGGGGTACTGGTAGTTGAACCGAAAGGGGTCGTCACCCGCGACGTAGCCGTAGTAGAGCACGCGTCCCGCGTCGCGCCTGTCGGTCGCGACGACCGGCGTTCCGTCGCCGGTGTCGACGAGGGCCGTGCCGGACCGGAGCGAGCCCTGGAGGTAGCGCTCCGGCGGCGGGAAGTCGATCCCGCGAGTGAGTTCGTCGTTCGCCACTCGACCGATCGAGGGGTTGGTCCCGACGCCGGTCGGCGAGAGGAGGAGGAGGTCGCCGTAGGTCTCGGGCGGCGACTCCTGTGCCAGAACGCCGACGCCGCCGCCCGCGTCGATGAGGTCCCGACCGGCCTCGACGTTGCCACGCAGGAGGCGCTCTTCCTCCAAGTCGCTGTAGAGGATCACGTCGTAGTCACCTTCGACGGTCGTCGGCGGCGCATCGACGGTGAGTCGCACCTCGTCGATCACCGAGAGCGCGGTCGTGAGATACCGGCTCCGGTCGTTCGTCAGCAACAGGACGTCGACCGTCGGGTCGGACGGGGCGGCGACGTAGGCCACGTCGTCGGTCGGAAAGGAGTCGCCGGGTGTCAGCCGCGCCTCGCCGCCGCCGGCGGGGACGGGCAAGGTCACCCGCTCGACGCCACCGGGATCGAGCGTGACCGAGCGACTGCGGCCACCGAGGGCGACCGACCGGGTCGCCGACTGGTCGCCGAAGTTCCGCACCGAGAGCGTGACGTTGGAGCCCGAGAAGGAGCGGTCGACGATGCCGACGTTGTCGTCGCCGCCGCCGGCGAACTGCCGGAGGTCGACCCGCAAGTCGCGGGCGCGGGCCGACTGTACGGCGTCGGTCCAGCCCGCGTCGTCGGCGAAGTCACTGAGGACGACGATCCGAGCGTTCTCGCCGGCGATGGAGGCCGCCTGCGAGATGGCCCCACCCAGGTCGGCCGGCGTCTCGCTCACCGCCAGGTCGTCGAGCGTCGCGGCCACCTCCCCGTCACCGCCCGACCGGAGGGCGATCCGGTTCTCGCTCCCGGCGAAGACGACGGAGTTGGTGCCGGTGGTCACGTCGCGGGCCGCCGCCGTAGCCGCGTCGAAGCGGGTTCCGCTCCCCGTCTCGACACCCATGCTCGCACTCCCGTCGAGGACGATGACCGTCTCCTCGACGGTCTGGCTCTCCGAGACGGTGACGTAGGGTCCGGCGAGCGAGACGGCGAGGGCGACGATGACGAGCAGTTGCAAAAGCAGGAGGAGGCTCCGCTTGAGCCGTTCGAGCAGGGGATTTGCCGCGTCCTCACCTTCCTCGTCAAGCAGGTATCGGAGGGTCGGGAGTTCGACCCGCCGGGGGTCGGGTTGGACGAGATAGAGGAGGATCACGGGGACGACCGCGAGCAGGGCCAAGAGCCCGAGGGGAGAGAGGAAGGCGTCTGCGAGGGCCATACCCGCTACACGGCGTCGCCGCCCATCGTTCTTTCGACGCCCGAAGTGTCACCTTCGTTCGGGACGGATACTGACGCGTAAGCAAACCCTTTCACGCAGGGCGCCAACGGAATCGTATGGCCGACAAGCTGGAACTACTCGACATCCTCCTCGACGACGCCCGCGAGAGTTCGGACACCATCGCGCGGCAACTCGGCTGCTCGGAGTCGGAGGTCGAGGCGATGATCGAAGACCTCGAAGACGAGGGTGCGGTGCTCGGATACCAGGCGGTCGTCGACTGGAGCCACGTCGACCGCGACCACGTCGAGGCCGAGGTGGAACTCAACCTCGAACTCGACCGTGAGACGAAGTACGCCGACGTGGCGGGTCGGATCGCGAAGTTCGACGAAGTGACGGCGCTCCGACTGGTTTCGGGTGACTACGACTTCGACGTGACCGTCGAGGGCGACTCGATGCGCGACGTCTCCATGTTCGTCTCCGAACAGATCGCGCCGATCCCCGAGGTGACCCAGACGGTGACTCACTTCGTGATGAACACGTACAAGAACCGCGGCCTGGAGTTCACCGACCGCGACGAAGACGACCGGTTGTCGATCTCGCCATGAAGCTGTCCGATCGCGCCGAATCGACACCGCCCTCGGGCATCCGCCGGTTCTTCGAACTCGCCGAGGAGATGGACGACGTGATCTCGCTTGGCGTGGGCGAACCCGACTTCACCGCGCCGTGGAAGGCCCGTGCCTCCGCCATCCACTCGCTGGAGCGGGGCCAGACCTCCTACACCACCAACCGGGGGATGTACGAACTCCGGGAGGCGATCTCGGAACACGTCCCGCGGTACGGACTGAACTACGACCCCGAAGAGGAGATCCTGGTGACGACGGGGGCGAGCGAGGCTGTCGACTTGGCGCTCCGCGCGCTGGTCGATCCCGGGGACGCCGTGGCGATCCAGTCGCCGGCGTACATCTCCTACGGCCCGGGCGTGCGTTTCTCCGGCGGCGACCCCCTCCCCGTCTCCACCCGGGCGGCGAACGACTTCGTGCTCACCTACGACGACCTCGAACGCGCCGGTGCCGCCGACGCCGAGGTGTTGATGATCTGTTACCCGAACAACCCGACGGGCGCGACGGCCAGCGAGTCGGAACTGGCCGAAATCGCCGAGTTCGCCCGCGAACACAATCTCACGGTGCTCTCCGACGAGATCTACGCGGGGCTCACGTACGAGGGGGAGCACTCCTCGATCGCGACACAGCCGGGGATGCGCGAGCGAACCATCGTCTTCAACGGCTTCTCGAAGGCGTACGCCATGACGGGCCTCCGTCTCGGCTACGCCCTCGGGCCACCGGAGGCCATCGACGCGATGAACCGTATCCACCAGTACACGATGCTCTCCGCGCCGACGACGGCACAGCACGCCGCCCTCGAAGCCCTGCGGTCCTGTGACGACGACGTGGCCGAGATGCGCACCCAGTACAACCGACGGAGACAGTTCGTCATCTCCCGGTTTCGGGACATGGGGCTGGACTGCTTCGAGGCGACCGGCGCGTTCTACGCCTTCCCCGAGGCACCCTACGACGACGAGCAGTTCGCGGAGGACCTCCTCCACGATCAGGGCGTCGCCGTCGTCCCCGGGCGGGTGTTCGGCGAGGAGGGCCACGGCCACCTCCGCGTCTCGTACGCGACCGGGATGTCCGATCTGAAGGAGGCGATGACCCGCATCGAGGCGTTCCTCGACGGTCGGTGACCGTCGCCACCTCCGAATATTAGCGCTGATTCTTCGACAAGAAGTATTATTGGCAGCCGTGCCGTCGCACCGATCGATGGTTGCGGGTGGCGGGATGGGTCCCGACGACGACGGTGCCAGTTTCGCACACGCGCTAGCGACGCTGAAAGAGCAGGGGAGCGCACTCCTCGTCGTGGGGTCGGTCCCGGAGGAGATGTTCGCGGAGGCGTCGGCGACAATGCTCGGCGATCCGAACGCCGATCCGCCGCGGCGACGCCTCGTCGTCACGTCGGAACCGGGGCGCGAACGGGCACACCGACGGCTGCGGGACACGGGGCCGCTCTCCCCGGAGTACGCCCGACTCGTCACACGGGGCGAGCGCGCCCGGAGTGCGGACGCGGGGCCCGACGGGGACGGATCGGGACCGGGGCCGGGGTCGGGAGCGGTCCCCCGGACACACGTCGTCGACGGCCCACTCCACGAGGTCGGCGCGACGGTAGCCGAGGTGATCGAGGAGTTCGACCTGTTCGCCGGTGGGCTGGCCCCCGCCGAGTTCCGCATGGCGTTGGACTGTCTTCCGACGCTCCTCTCGGAGTACGGCCGCGAGACGGCGTTTCGATTCCTCCACGTCGTGGCCGCCCAGGTTCGGTCGGTCTCCGGGATGGTCCACGTTCGCCTCCCCCGGGAGCCGTCGTCGGAGGTCGTCGGGCTGTTCCAGCCGCTGTTCGACGCGGCGGTCGAACTCCGGATCGACGGCTCGACGCTCGACCAGCGGTGGCGGTTCCGGGACCGCGACCTCGTCTCCGACTGGCTCCCGGTCGGCGGCGTAGAGGACGCGTGAGCGGAGGTATACTTTTGTGCCCGAAGGCGGACAGGAGTATACGATGAGTCGATCCGGGCGACGGGCTGCGGATGTCGGGGACGACGACGGCCTCGAGGTGTCGTTCGCCACGCTCGACGACGGAGTCGGTCTGGTCGTCACGGACCTCGTCGAGCGCCACCGGTTCCGGCTGTTCACCGACGTCCCCGTCGCGCCGACGCCGGTCGACCCCGAGACCCACCGGTTCCCCGTCGACGCCGCGGTGGCCGTCGACGCGGCGTCGGTCGAACTCCCGACGGTCGTCTCGGTCTACGTCCGCGACGCCGGCGGGGAGATGCTGGCCGAGACCGAACACTTCGCCAGCGAGGAGTTTCCCGACGGACGCTACAGCCTCGAACTCTGCGGGCCGATCAAACTCTACCTCCGCGTCGACGCCCCGGTGACCGTCGAATCTGACCTGAGCCGGACCCGTATCGAGTTCGACGGAGAGACCACGGTTCGCGTGGGCGCCCGCTCCCACCACGAGGAGCCAGCGGCGACGATCACCACGACGGAGGATCCCGTCGACGTGATGGCCGCCGTCTCGGAGTTCGCCTCGGCGCTGAAGACCACCTCGCCCGAGCGGTCGTACCCGACGCTCCGCGGTCACCCGCCGTTGCTCGAACGCGGCGAGCGCCTCGCGGTACCCGACGGGATCACCACACCCGACACGGGCGTGCGCCTCGAACTGCCACCGGAGTATCGCTCTATCTACGTGGCCGCGCCGCTCTCGTACTACCTCGCCGCGGACGTCGTTCCGGCCGACCAGCCGCGACTGGTGACGGATCGGGGGTTCGAACACGACCTCGACACCGTCCGGGGATTCGAGACGGAGGTGGAACGCGTCCTCAAACAGACATTCTTCCTCGACTGTGTGACCCGAACCGAGGGGTTCTACGACGTCGACCTCCACGAACGTGCGGCCGTCGAGGACGACCTGGATATGGACTTCGAGTGGCTGTACGACCAGCCACTCGCGACCCAGGTGGAGCGGTATCTCTCGGTCCCCTTCGGGACCGTCGAGGACGAACTCCCGGAGTGGCGGCTCACGTCCCACGTCGCTCCGGACCCGGAGAACGTGGAGTTGCTCCCCTTCGTCACGAACGATCTGGCGGTGGTTCGGACGCCACGCACCCAACCGGAACCGAACTCCGAGGTACAGACGGCCGCGGCCGACGAGTTCTTCCGCGACTCGACGTTCACCCGGAGTGCGGCCGCCGAGGGGACGGCCCGGTCGTACGTGCAACCCGAGACCGCCGACTCGCTCGAACAGTCGTGGATCGGCGAGGGTGCGCCGATCGGCGCCAGCAAGGCCACGACGAGCGCCTTCTACAACCGCCTCGACCGATCGCCGGCGGACGGCGACATCGGCATAACGGTCGTCTGTAACGACCCGCGGATGGCCGACGAGCGAGACGTGGTCGGCGACGTGTACGACGGCCGGGACCAACTCCCATTCGACGTCCGGGTCCACCACGGCCTGTCGCGGGCGGAACTCCGCGAGGTGTTGTCGGTCGAGACGGACCTTCTCCACTACATCGGCCACATCGACCACGAGGGGTTCGACTGTACGGACGGCAAACTCGACGCGACGACGCTCGCCACTGCCGGGCCGGACGCCTTCCTGCTCAACGCCTGCCAGTCGTACGAACAGGGCGCGGCACTCATCGAGGCGGGTGCCATCGCCGGCGTCGTCACGCTGTCGGACGTCATCAACAGCGGTGCCGTCCGCATGGGTCGGCTGCTGGCGCGACTGTTCAACCGCGGGTTCACCGTCGGGAGCGCACTCGAAGTCGCCCGCGACGACTCGATCATCGGGGACCAGTACACGGTCATCGGCGACAGTAGTCTCTCGCTTGCACGGACCAACAGCGGTCCGCCGAACGTCTGTGCCGTCCACCGTCGTGGCGACGACGAGTACGAACTCGAGTGGGAGACCCATCCGTCGACCCGCGTCGGGATGGGGAGTCTGGTGATCCCGTTCCTCGACGACGAGAACGAGCAGTACCTCTGGTCGGGAGGGTCGAAGACCTTCGACCTGAACCGCGACGAGTTACGGCAGTTTCTCTCGCTGGAGACGGTGCCGGTGAAAATCGATGGATCGATCGTCTGGAGCGACGAGCTCGACTTCTCCGACCTCTAGGGGCCCGAGGTAGCCGCGCCGTTGCTCGCCACCACGGTGCCGGCCTGCGAGAGGAGAAGGAGCATCGTGAACAGGACGCCCATCATCCGCGGGTTCTCTTTCAGGTACGTTGCCACCGTGCCGCTGTCAGTTTCGGACATCGCATCCGGAGTGTCAGCCGACGAAAAAATATAATTTTTCGAGAATATCTGATAATTAATATAATCAATTAAATCAGTTGACCAATGACATAAACGGGCGACACGAACGGGTCGAGGGACGGAGAACGACGAACGGAGGACCGTCGCCCACGGCGGCGGGTGGCCGCGTCAGTCGTCCGGCTTCTCGTCGAGGTCGCGTGCGAGATCCCGGTAGACCGCCGTGAGGTCGCCGTCCTCGCCGAGGCGGTCGAGTTTGTCGTCGAGTTCCGCCCGCAGTTCGTCGATGTCGTCGAGGAGTCGGTGGTACTCCTCCGTTTCGACGGGGGCGGTCGGGTTCGTCTCGGACTCCAGAAGTGCCTTCTTCGAGGCCAGCGAGAAGAGTTGCCGGATCCCCTCGTCGTACTCGTTGCGGACGAGGAGGTTCGACACCGTCCGTTCGATGTCGTCTCTAGAGACCGGTTTGACCAAGTAGTCGTCGAACGCCATGTCGACGATTTCCGTCCCGGGTTCGACCGCCGTCACCATCGCCACCCGACAGTCGATGCTGCGGTCGCGGATGGCTTCGAGGACCTCCTCTCCGGAGAGGTCGTGCATCCGGCGGTCCAACAGGACGACGCTCACGTCCTCGTCGAGTTCGTCGAGGGCTTCACGCCCGTCGCCTGCCGTCCGAACGTGGTACGATTCGGCGAGCCACGTGGTGTAGAGTTCGGCCAAGTCGCGTTCGTCCTCGACGACGAGGACGGTGGGTGTCTCGTCGCTCATACGTTCTCCCGTGGGGGAGTCCAACGACTCACACGACGTACTGCACCGTCGACCTATATCAAAATACTCCTTGCGGCACCGCCGCACGCGACCGACACCGCAGTCACCGACCTACTCTTGGGGGCTGTAGTTGGGTGCCTCGTCGGTGATCATCACGTCGTGGGGGTGGCCCTCGGTCTGGCCGGCCGACGACACCCGGACGAACCGGGCGCGCTCCTTGAATTCGGGGATGCTGGGCGCGCCGACGTAGCCCATCCCCGACTTCATGCCGCCGACGAGTTGGTGGAGTTCGGAGGCCAGGGTCCCCTTGTAGGGCGTGGCCGCCTCGACGCCCTCGGGGACGAACCCCTCGTCGTCGTCCTCCTCTTTGAGGTAGCGGTCGCCGCCGCCCGAGCGCATGGCTCCCACCGACCCCATCCCGCGGTACTGCTTGTACTTCTTGCCGTTCATCGTGATGACTCGGCCGGGGGCCTCCTCGGTGCCCGCGAAGTACGACCCGAGCATCACCGCGTCGGCGCCGGCGGCGATGGCCTTGATCGCGTCGCCGGAGTAGCGGATGCCACCGTCGGCGATGACCGGCACGTCGTGGCGGCTGGCAACGTCGGCCACCTCGGAGACGGCGGTGATCTGGGGCATCCCCGCACCCGTGACGACGCGGGTGGTACAGATCGATCCCGGGCCGATGCCGACTTTGATCCCGTCCGCGAAGTCGACGACCGCCTCGGCCGCCTCCCGCGTGCCGACGTTGCCGACGACCACGTCGGCGTCGACCGACTCCCGAATCTCGCGTGCGCTGTCGATC includes the following:
- a CDS encoding response regulator transcription factor, coding for MSDETPTVLVVEDERDLAELYTTWLAESYHVRTAGDGREALDELDEDVSVVLLDRRMHDLSGEEVLEAIRDRSIDCRVAMVTAVEPGTEIVDMAFDDYLVKPVSRDDIERTVSNLLVRNEYDEGIRQLFSLASKKALLESETNPTAPVETEEYHRLLDDIDELRAELDDKLDRLGEDGDLTAVYRDLARDLDEKPDD
- a CDS encoding DUF7504 family protein, with the translated sequence MVAGGGMGPDDDGASFAHALATLKEQGSALLVVGSVPEEMFAEASATMLGDPNADPPRRRLVVTSEPGRERAHRRLRDTGPLSPEYARLVTRGERARSADAGPDGDGSGPGPGSGAVPRTHVVDGPLHEVGATVAEVIEEFDLFAGGLAPAEFRMALDCLPTLLSEYGRETAFRFLHVVAAQVRSVSGMVHVRLPREPSSEVVGLFQPLFDAAVELRIDGSTLDQRWRFRDRDLVSDWLPVGGVEDA
- a CDS encoding DUF7503 family protein; its protein translation is MSETDSGTVATYLKENPRMMGVLFTMLLLLSQAGTVVASNGAATSGP